The following coding sequences lie in one Oncorhynchus gorbuscha isolate QuinsamMale2020 ecotype Even-year linkage group LG10, OgorEven_v1.0, whole genome shotgun sequence genomic window:
- the LOC124045030 gene encoding renin-like, with translation MALLMQCWVCVITLSLTMTTSHALQRISLKKMPSIRETLHEMGVSPAQLFAELAQKSKDDLSPSNGTAPTPLTNYLDTQYYGEISIGSPAQMFNVVFDTGSANLWVPSYSCSPLYTACFTHNRYDSSKSRTHIKNGTGFSIQYASGNVRGFLSEDVVVVGGIPVVQVFAEATALPAIPFIFAKFDGVLGMGYPNVAIDGITPVFDRIMSQHVLKEEVFSVYYSKDPMHKPGGELVMGGTDPEYYTGTFNYMGTSAAGKWEVNMKGVTVGEDMLFCKEGCTAVIDTGSSYITGPASSVSVLMKTIGATELAEGGYTVNCDLVKSLPSVTFHLGGHEYSLTEDDYILWQSQFGEDICSVTFRGLDVPPPTGPIWILGANFIARYYTEFDRRNNRIGFATAV, from the exons ATGGCCCTGCTGATGCAATGCTGGGTGTGTGTGATTACTCTGTCACTCACGATGACCACCAGCCATGCCTTACAAAG GATCAGTCTGAAGAAGATGCCCTCCATAAGAGAAACCCTACATGAGATGGGTGTGTCTCCAGCACAGTTATTCGCTGAATTGGCCCAGAAGAGCAAAGATGACCTCTCCCCCAGCAACGGGACAGCCCCCACCCCCCTCACCAACTACCTGGAT ACCCAGTACTATGGGGAGATCAGTATTGGTTCTCCTGCCCAGATGTTCAACGTAGTGTTTGATACAGGCTCAGCCAACCTGTGGGTGCCCTCATAcagctgttcccctctctatacTGCCTGCT TTACCCACAACAGATATGACAGTTCTAAGTCCCGGACGCACATCAAGAACGGGACAGGATTCTCCATCCAGTATGCCTCTGGAAACGTCAGGGGATTCCTGAGTGAGGATGTGGTTGTG GTGGGTGGCATCCCTGTGGTCCAGGTATTTGCAGAGGCCACAGCCCTGCCTGCCATCCCCTTCATCTTTGCCAAGTTTGACGGAGTCCTTGGGATGGGCTACCCCAACGTGGCCATCGACGGTATCACCCCTGTGTTCGACCGCATCATGTCCCAGCACGTCCTCAAGGAGGAGGTCTTCTCTGTCTATTATAGCAA ggacCCAATGCACAAACCAGGTGGGGAGCTAGTGATGGGAGGAACAGACCCAGAGTACTACACTGGTACCTTCAACTACATGGGCACCAGTGCGGCAGGAAAATGGGAGGTCAACATGAAAGG ggTGACAGTGGGGGAGGATATGCTGTTTTGTAAGGAAGGCTGTACAGCAGTGATTGACACAGGCTCCTCCTACATCACAGGCCCCGCCTCCTCTGTGTCTGTACTGATGAAAACCATTGGAGCCACAGAACTggcagagggaggg TACACTGTAAACTGTGACCTGGTGAAGTCCTTACCCAGTGTCACCTTCCACCTTGGAGGACATGAGTACTCCCTCACTGAGGATGACTACATCTTATGG CAATCTCAGTTTGGAGAGGACATCTGTAGTGTGACCTTTAGGGGTTTGGATGTGCCGCCTCCTACTGGCCCTATCTGGATCCTGGGAGCCAACTTCATCGCCCGCTACTACACAGAGTTTGACCGTCGCAACAACCGCATAGGCTTCGCCACAGCAGTCTGA